Proteins encoded in a region of the Panthera tigris isolate Pti1 chromosome B2, P.tigris_Pti1_mat1.1, whole genome shotgun sequence genome:
- the TENT5A gene encoding terminal nucleotidyltransferase 5A isoform X2, producing MAEGEAYFAMAEDELTGGAYIPLGGDFGGGGGGDFGGHCLDYCESPTAHCNVLNWEQVQRLDGILSETIPIHGRGNFPTLELQPSLIVKVVRRRLAEKRIGVRDVRLNGSAASHVLHQDSGLGYKDLDLIFCADLRGEEEFQTVKDVVLDCLLDFLPEGVNKEKITPLTLKEAYVQKMVKVCNDSDRWSLISLSNNSGKNVELKFVDSLRRQFEFSVDSFQIKLDSLLLFYECSENPMTETFHPTIIGESVYGDFHEAFDHLCNKIIATRNPEEIRGGGLLKYCNLLVRGFRPASDEIKTLQRYMCSRFFIDFSDIGEQQRKLESYLQNHFVGLEDRKYDYLMTLHGVVNESTVCLMGHERRQTLNLITMLAIRVLADQNVIPNVANVTCYYQPAPYVADANFSNYYIAQVQPVFTCQQQTYSTWLPCN from the exons ATGGCGGAAGGCGAAGCGTACTTTGCCATGGCCGAGGACGAGCTGACCGGCGGCGCTTACATCCCCCTGGGCGGCGACttcggcggcggtggcggcggcgacTTCGGCGGGCACTGCTTGGACTATTGCGAAAGCCCCACGGCGCACTGCAACGTGCTAAACTGGGAGCAAGTGCAGCGGCTGGACGGCATCCTGAGCGAGACCATCCCGATCCACGGGCGCGGCAACTTCCCGACGCTCGAGCTGCAGCCGAGCCTGATCGTGAAGGTGGTGCGGCGGCGCCTGGCCGAGAAGCGCATCGGCGTCCGCGACGTGCGCCTCAACGGCTCGGCCGCCAGCCACGTTCTGCACCAGGACAGCGGCCTGGGCTACAAGGACCTGGACCTCATCTTCTGCGCCGACCTGCGCGGGGAAGAGGAGTTTCAGACTGTGAAGGACGTCGTGCTGGACTGCCTGTTGGACTTCTTACCCGAAGGGGTGAACAAAGAGAAGATCACACCACTCACCCTCAAG GAAGCTTATGTGCAGAAAATGGTTAAAGTGTGCAATGACTCTGACCGATGGAGTCTTATATCCTTGTCAAACAACAGTGGCAAAAATGTGGAACTGAAATTTGTGGATTCCCTCCGGAGGCAGTTTGAATTTAGTGTAGATTCTTTTCAAATCAAATTAGACTCTCTTCTCCTCTTTTATGAATGTTCAGAGAACCCAATGACTGAAACATTTCACCCCACAATAATTGGTGAGAGCGTCTATGGTGATTTCCATGAAGCCTTTGATCATCTTTGTAACAAGATCATTGCCACCCGGAACCCAGAGGAAATCAGAGGGGGCGGCCTGCTTAAGTACTGCAATCTATTAGTGAGGGGCTTTAGGCCTGCCTCTGATGAAATCAAGACCCTTCAGAGGTATATGTGTTCCAGGTTTTTCATCGACTTCTCAGACATTGGAGAGCAACAAAGAAAACTGGAGTCCTATCTGCAGAACCACTTCGTGGGATTGGAAGACCGCAAGTATGACTATCTCATGACCCTTCATGGAGTGGTGAATGAGAGTACGGTGTGCCTGATGGGACATGAAAGAAGACAGACTTTAAACCTTATCACTATGCTGGCTATCCGGGTGCTAGCTGACCAAAATGTCATCCCTAATGTGGCTAATGTCACTTGCTATTACCAGCCAGCCCCCTATGTAGCAGATGCCAACTTTAGCAATTACTACATCGCCCAGGTCCAGCCAGTATTCACGTGCCAGCAACAGACATACTCCACTTGGCTACCCTGCAATTAA
- the TENT5A gene encoding terminal nucleotidyltransferase 5A isoform X1, giving the protein MHQRYFWTDQGQVAFGGHFMAEGEAYFAMAEDELTGGAYIPLGGDFGGGGGGDFGGHCLDYCESPTAHCNVLNWEQVQRLDGILSETIPIHGRGNFPTLELQPSLIVKVVRRRLAEKRIGVRDVRLNGSAASHVLHQDSGLGYKDLDLIFCADLRGEEEFQTVKDVVLDCLLDFLPEGVNKEKITPLTLKEAYVQKMVKVCNDSDRWSLISLSNNSGKNVELKFVDSLRRQFEFSVDSFQIKLDSLLLFYECSENPMTETFHPTIIGESVYGDFHEAFDHLCNKIIATRNPEEIRGGGLLKYCNLLVRGFRPASDEIKTLQRYMCSRFFIDFSDIGEQQRKLESYLQNHFVGLEDRKYDYLMTLHGVVNESTVCLMGHERRQTLNLITMLAIRVLADQNVIPNVANVTCYYQPAPYVADANFSNYYIAQVQPVFTCQQQTYSTWLPCN; this is encoded by the exons ATGCATCAGAGATACTTTTG GACTGACCAGGGCCAAGTGGCGTTCGGAGGGCACTTCATGGCGGAAGGCGAAGCGTACTTTGCCATGGCCGAGGACGAGCTGACCGGCGGCGCTTACATCCCCCTGGGCGGCGACttcggcggcggtggcggcggcgacTTCGGCGGGCACTGCTTGGACTATTGCGAAAGCCCCACGGCGCACTGCAACGTGCTAAACTGGGAGCAAGTGCAGCGGCTGGACGGCATCCTGAGCGAGACCATCCCGATCCACGGGCGCGGCAACTTCCCGACGCTCGAGCTGCAGCCGAGCCTGATCGTGAAGGTGGTGCGGCGGCGCCTGGCCGAGAAGCGCATCGGCGTCCGCGACGTGCGCCTCAACGGCTCGGCCGCCAGCCACGTTCTGCACCAGGACAGCGGCCTGGGCTACAAGGACCTGGACCTCATCTTCTGCGCCGACCTGCGCGGGGAAGAGGAGTTTCAGACTGTGAAGGACGTCGTGCTGGACTGCCTGTTGGACTTCTTACCCGAAGGGGTGAACAAAGAGAAGATCACACCACTCACCCTCAAG GAAGCTTATGTGCAGAAAATGGTTAAAGTGTGCAATGACTCTGACCGATGGAGTCTTATATCCTTGTCAAACAACAGTGGCAAAAATGTGGAACTGAAATTTGTGGATTCCCTCCGGAGGCAGTTTGAATTTAGTGTAGATTCTTTTCAAATCAAATTAGACTCTCTTCTCCTCTTTTATGAATGTTCAGAGAACCCAATGACTGAAACATTTCACCCCACAATAATTGGTGAGAGCGTCTATGGTGATTTCCATGAAGCCTTTGATCATCTTTGTAACAAGATCATTGCCACCCGGAACCCAGAGGAAATCAGAGGGGGCGGCCTGCTTAAGTACTGCAATCTATTAGTGAGGGGCTTTAGGCCTGCCTCTGATGAAATCAAGACCCTTCAGAGGTATATGTGTTCCAGGTTTTTCATCGACTTCTCAGACATTGGAGAGCAACAAAGAAAACTGGAGTCCTATCTGCAGAACCACTTCGTGGGATTGGAAGACCGCAAGTATGACTATCTCATGACCCTTCATGGAGTGGTGAATGAGAGTACGGTGTGCCTGATGGGACATGAAAGAAGACAGACTTTAAACCTTATCACTATGCTGGCTATCCGGGTGCTAGCTGACCAAAATGTCATCCCTAATGTGGCTAATGTCACTTGCTATTACCAGCCAGCCCCCTATGTAGCAGATGCCAACTTTAGCAATTACTACATCGCCCAGGTCCAGCCAGTATTCACGTGCCAGCAACAGACATACTCCACTTGGCTACCCTGCAATTAA